The Brachypodium distachyon strain Bd21 chromosome 4, Brachypodium_distachyon_v3.0, whole genome shotgun sequence nucleotide sequence AGCTGCCCGTCCAAAAACCATTCGAAGGCAAACATGCATGCTCTAGTAATTCATACtccgcatgcatgcatgcatgttttccCACCACACATTCATGAGTCCACGGATTATGAgagtaaaatatatataaacctCAGGTTTGAATTAACCGCTTTTGTTGCCTTATGTTGGACACGATTCGTTGTACGTACATGGCTATCAACTATATATACTATCAAAATGGCTTCTATATTCTATATATAATATGCTAGTCGTGCCTTGTTTCGGATATTTGTACATGCTATCAGAAGAACTTTTCTACTATATATGCCAGTTGTGCCTCCATTAATTTGgatatatgtacatatatggctTACAACTATATAAAAACATTATTTTCTCCGTCCAAGTTTTGACTATAAACTTTGTGTCAATAGTTACAAAACTGTAATCACAATAAACTATTTTTGAGTCAAGTCCGATGACATCAATTTTGTATCATGTAACCAACATATTATATATGGAACAACTCTTGGTTAGATCTTGAACTTAAATAATCAAAATATGCCTATATATCTAAAAACATGTAACCATTAAAAAATCTGGCTTTTACTATACCATTAAATATTATGGCCGTGTGAATCTCATGATGCAAGGGCAAATGGCTCATccatattgtttcaaaactaAATAGGTTCCGAtatatgaaaaacaaaaacaaaatggtactcacttcgtttctaaatataagaagtcctgACTTTTTCGTAAGTCAaactttgaacaaatttatcaaaaaatctatcaacaaccacaactttaaattagttttaataaatttatCACGATATATATTTTCGTAATATACTTATTTAATATTATAGATGTTGATACATTTTTCAACGGATTGACTTAGGATAAATATATGattttcttatatttaggaatggaggtagTACAAGTTAGCTAGCACCACAAACAGTAGGAACGCAAGTGCAGATCCCTGTGGCCACCCATTCATTCGATTACACGCTTAGATTCGCCTTGTCGAACGCCATGCAGCATGCAGTCATGCACTCCCCTATCTATCTCTATCCCCTCCAAAGCCCACACTACAGTCTCCTCCGGCCAAAAGCTGCATAAAGGAGACACGCATGTAAGAACACACGGCCAACTGCATGCTGCTGAATCCCCAACGCCCCATGCCGGGCTGCATAGCGTTCCACAACACTGCATAGCGTTCAACACTGCATCATCGCCATATGTACTACTATTCCATTTCACCATCCAGGAGCAATGAATCACAGTAGGATATTTCTGATATGCATGCGACAATTGACAATTAAAGACGGAGGACCGACCGAGATCAAGATGAACATATATATTGACCACATGCATGTGCTTGCTGGCAGCAGGTTAATTTGATCGAACCAACAAAGGTTAGCTAGCATGCAAACAGTTGGATCAGTAGTAATCAATCGTGCATGCGGAAAAAAAGATGCAACAAATCCACATCAAATACCATGAAAATCAATCcttggccatgcatgcattaattGGGTACTCATATACCGAATTACCGATCGATGACCCCCTTTCAATTCCTAGCGATACAGTAGCAACCTAGCCACAAATCATCAGCACCGTGGAATGGATCGATCTATCTAGAGGAAAATGCATGTGGATTATGGAGATATGTGAGCCTGAAGATAGGCGGACGGCCGGAGTTgttgatgacgacgacgacgacgacgaccagtCGATATCACGGGAAGCCATTGGGGAAGTAGAGCGTGGACgggctgccgcggccgccattgttgccgccgctgctggctTTATTCCTCCCCTGATCCCCAGCCATCTCCTGGCCCTGGTACATGAGCGTGGAGTTCATCGTCAAGCTCACCAAGCTATCATCAGCCACATCGCTCCTCTGGAACCCATTGTTCCCACCATCACTAGTCCCCCCttccccacctcctcctccaccatcaTCCCTCGTGGTCACCATGACCGCCGACTGCACGAGCTCCAAGCACAGCCTCAGCTTATTCGGCTCGATATGAGTCAGCCCCGGCACGGCGCCCTTGAACAGAAACTCCGAAGTCAGCCCACGCAGCACATCAAGCGGGGTGACCCCGGCGTCCAGAGTCCTGGCATTGGGGTCGGCATGGTGGTCGAGCAGGACGGACACCATGTCCGGGGACACCATCTCCGCGGCCAGATGCAGCGGCGTCTTCCCCGTCGGGCCCGCACGCGAGTTcacgtcggcggcgccgagctCGAGCAGCGCCTTGACAACGTCCCGGTTGCAGTGGCTGACGGCGTAGTGGACGGCCAGGGAGTCGTCGAGGTCGAGCCCTTCCCCCATGACCATGAGCTTGACGAGCTCGATGTCGGCCGCGTCCAGCGCGCGCCGCATGCGGCGGATCTTGTGGTCGCGGTCGGCCGGGTTGGGGGTGGTCATGGGGAGGTAGCTGTGGGTGAGCTGGAACGGGGAGCGCGGGCCGGCGGCCGTcggggaggaagacgagaggCCGGAGATGATGGGGGGCGATTTGGAGCGGATCTCCTCGATCTTGGCCACAACGTCGATGGGGAGATGCTTGGCCAGGAGGTCGGCTGAGAGGCCTGAGCGGGCCACCAGGTGGGAGCAGGTGGCCCAGAGCTCCTGCATCTCGAACTTGCGAGACGCCATGAGCACCTTCATCACGTCGTCCACAGATGCTTCCTTCACCATGCTCTCCAGCTGCTTCTGCAACACCACAATTTCCACGTCACATACCTCAAATCAGTATCGATCCATTGAGTTCCAATTTGAAGGAAATTCCACATGCACCCAATTGGATTGGATTGAATTGAGTTAatttacaaaagaaaattagcAGCATGCAATGCGCGGCTAGCTGGTTTAGTCGAAACAATCGATTAATTAATGACTGCATGTATCATGAAAGCTATACAAAAtgacctttcaaaaaaaaagctagacAAAATGCAGTTGCACAAACGTGCATGGTGGTGCACGACACTAACAAATTTTGGGGAGAAAGGGAGaagaaaccctagctagctagccaggtATAGGGATGATGGTGTGCCTGGTACAACAGCAGTGAGTGATTCATTGGTtgggtgggggtggggtggaggtggtggaTGGATGTGATGTGAGGGAATTGAAGGGACAGCTAGACACAAACGAGGGAGTGAAAAGACCCTTCCTAGTAAAGATGAGTCAGAAGAGGAGCGAGAGCTCCATGACAAGTGATGacacaagcagcagcagcagcagctgagaGGAAAAGGCAAAGGGGGGAACTGTGAGAGACTAGAGACGACGACTCAGTCCTAGCAGTGGTACAGCAGCACAGCATCCAGCACAAAGAAATAGAGAGAGAAATCGATCATGGGGAAAAATTTCAGTCAGAAATCAGGAGGGGCTACTGACGAGTGAAGTGAGTGCActggctgccgccgctgctgctgatgaATGATGATGCAGTACTGCATGAATCGACGGATCGGGAAGGCAAAGGGATCTCGTCAGGGGGATCAGCTAGCACAGCAGCGTCGATCGAGATCGGCGCAGCATGCAGACGCCCAGCTGCCCATGGATGTATGATGGTTTCATTCTTCTCTGACAAAACTAGCTTGCTTGCTGCTTCCTCCCTTCCTGCCATGTGAAAAGGGGTCGagttgctagctagctcgccCGATCCAATCATGGCAGGCCGAAGCCTAAGTACCAGCGTATCTTCCTTAACGCCGACTTGAGTCGAGAGGAGAATTAGCATGCAGCATGCATATGCAGGAGCAGATCCCaggtagaagaagaggagatcGGAAGGGGAATTTCGACGAACAGCATGCGTACCTGGACGAGCAAGGCGAGCTGCTCGACGCCGAAGCTccgcgcggcggcaagggtGTCAAGCGCGAGATCAACAGCGGCGCCGCAGCGCGTGTGCCAGCAGCCTCTGGCGCCGCACCCGGGGAGCGGCCCGCTCTTGGGCGCCGCCACGGACGCCTGGCCGCTGTAGAGGAACTGCAGCACGAGCACCAGCACCTCGTACCGGATGGAGCTGACGGGGATCAccagctccggcgccgcccccggcgcacctcctcctccgcgagatccaccgccaccggcgccggcggcggaggaggctgtGTTGGGCCAGTTgaggggcggcgggggcgggggctgGTGGGCGGGGTCGAGGCCGCAGAATAGCTTCCTGAAGAAGAGGCTGCGTGCGGCGAGGACGCAGCGGTGCGCGTGCACGAGGCGGCCCTCGACGCTGAAGGCCACGTCGCTGAAGGCCTGGCCGTTGATGAGCAGGTTCAGGTAGTCCAGCGACAGCGACTTGAGCGAGTCCTCCGAGCTCATGATCTCATGTACCCTAGCTTTCCCCCCGCAAAGACGAATTTCGACAGAGAGCTCGATCGATCTACTTGGAGCCGGAGGAAGGGGGAACAAGAAAGCTAGCGgcagcaagcaaagcaaagcacaaAGCTTGTTGGGTGTgtgtggggaagaagaagggggaaaGAGAGGAGCTTGGCTTAGCTATCAATCCGTCCCCTTTGCTCTACAGCGATGGTACTACTGCTATCGCTATAGCtatagagctagctagctgagcGCTTGTGGTTCCCCCTCCCTCCGCTTCCCCCgtcgggagagagagagagagagagcgccaTCGATGGGGATGGATCGACACTGTGCGAGCTACAGTGTTAAGGGGAGACGGGGTGCACAGTGGGGGTTACTGTGCGCgtcgctagctagctatagctgaTGGGTGGGGGCCGGGGTgcagaggaaggggagggCCCGGATGGCAGTGGGGACGGCAGGGGGGAGGGTAAAGTTGGTTTGTGTCGTGTGGTACTGGATGGGT carries:
- the LOC100832708 gene encoding BTB/POZ domain and ankyrin repeat-containing protein NH5.2 encodes the protein MSSEDSLKSLSLDYLNLLINGQAFSDVAFSVEGRLVHAHRCVLAARSLFFRKLFCGLDPAHQPPPPPPLNWPNTASSAAGAGGGGSRGGGGAPGAAPELVIPVSSIRYEVLVLVLQFLYSGQASVAAPKSGPLPGCGARGCWHTRCGAAVDLALDTLAAARSFGVEQLALLVQKQLESMVKEASVDDVMKVLMASRKFEMQELWATCSHLVARSGLSADLLAKHLPIDVVAKIEEIRSKSPPIISGLSSSSPTAAGPRSPFQLTHSYLPMTTPNPADRDHKIRRMRRALDAADIELVKLMVMGEGLDLDDSLAVHYAVSHCNRDVVKALLELGAADVNSRAGPTGKTPLHLAAEMVSPDMVSVLLDHHADPNARTLDAGVTPLDVLRGLTSEFLFKGAVPGLTHIEPNKLRLCLELVQSAVMVTTRDDGGGGGGEGGTSDGGNNGFQRSDVADDSLVSLTMNSTLMYQGQEMAGDQGRNKASSGGNNGGRGSPSTLYFPNGFP